From the Thermovirga lienii DSM 17291 genome, one window contains:
- a CDS encoding Respiratory-chain NADH dehydrogenase domain 51 kDa subunit (PFAM: Pyridine nucleotide-disulphide oxidoreductase; NADH-ubiquinone oxidoreductase-F iron-sulfur binding region; Respiratory-chain NADH dehydrogenase 24 Kd subunit; Respiratory-chain NADH dehydrogenase 51 Kd subunit; SLBB domain~COGs: COG1894 NADH:ubiquinone oxidoreductase NADH-binding (51 kD) subunit~InterProIPR013027: IPR000103: IPR001949: IPR011538: IPR 019554: IPR019575~KEGG: dal:Dalk_2559 respiratory-chain NADH dehydrogenase domain 51 kDa subunit~PFAM: Respiratory-chain NADH dehydrogenase domain 51 kDa subunit; Soluble ligand binding domain; NADH ubiquinone oxidoreductase, F subunit, iron sulphur binding; FAD-dependent pyridine nucleotide-disulphide oxidoreductase~SPTR: Protein HymB): MAQRLYRSHVLCCRGTSCTSGGSSEILEAMQQEVQKHNLQDEVLVTFSGCHGLCSIGPIMVIYPEDILYCHVKRDDVPEIVEKTLKKGTVIERLLFNDPASGELIPEYHSIPFYRNQQRIILRNCGVINPECIEEYIGRGGYQGLTKALFEMDPESVIEEIKRSGLRGRGGGGFPTGLKWQFARNAPGNPKYVICNADEGDPGAFMDRSILEGDPHSVLEGMIIAGYAIGAQKGFIYCRAEYPLAIKRLNIAIEQGKRMGCLGKNILGSDFSFDIEVKEGAGAFVCGEETALIASIEGKRGEPRPRPPFPAERGLWGKPTNINNVKSYAAVAQIIQKGAEWFSSIGTKDSPGTAVFALTGKVKNTGLLEIPMGTTLGEIVFDIGGGINKDRKFKAVQTGGPLGGCLSSEFLNLPVDFDSLVSAGALMGSGGMIVVDETTCMVELARFFLQFSVAESCGQCTPCRVGGKKLLEILERITRGEGKMEDLVMIEDISRTMKEGSLCALGQGTPNPVLATLRFFRDEYEAHIVDKRCPAGVCSKLSASPCQSACPAEVKVPIYISKIAEGKYDEAARIHRQSNPFVSVCGRVCPAFCEDKCRRGELDEPVAIRDLKRFMADHSTGRWVPEQLEEDKKEKVAIVGGGPGGLTAALRLAQLGYKSTIFEALPVLGGMMRIGIPSYRLPREVLDKEIESILSTGKVEVKTKVAFGKDVSIKDLMKDHQAVLLSIGAQGCYKPNIPGKDLLGVTTGMELLKAMNLGEDMSFVKGKKVVVIGGGNVAMDASRSLLRLGAEEVHLVYRRERKDMPALEEEIMAAEEEGVSISMGTRRWRGRRSVLEEEKVKFHCLTMPVEFVGSGGKIVGVKCVRLALTDKDGRARFDSSARKRPFPIEGSHFLLEADMVVCAIGQKVEWELLSKEGIATNKDGTIKVDPRTYMTSLEGVFAVGDAVSGPASVVQAVGQANKAARAIHRFLRGLPLHEVPTPPERPEPMKYEMSEEDGNRPRMRASIVSPEARVQDFREVELGFPNEQVAILEARRCLRCDLEEAE, translated from the coding sequence ATGGCCCAGAGACTGTACAGATCCCATGTACTGTGTTGTAGAGGAACTAGCTGCACTTCTGGTGGTTCAAGTGAGATATTGGAGGCCATGCAACAAGAGGTACAGAAGCACAACCTTCAGGATGAGGTGCTGGTGACCTTTTCAGGGTGCCACGGGTTGTGTTCCATAGGTCCCATAATGGTTATCTATCCGGAGGACATATTATACTGCCACGTTAAGAGGGATGATGTGCCAGAGATAGTGGAAAAGACGCTGAAAAAGGGGACAGTGATAGAAAGGCTTTTGTTCAATGACCCTGCCTCTGGAGAGCTTATCCCTGAATATCATAGCATTCCTTTTTATCGTAACCAGCAAAGGATAATCCTCAGAAACTGCGGAGTTATAAATCCAGAATGTATAGAGGAGTATATAGGTAGAGGAGGCTACCAGGGGTTAACCAAGGCTTTATTTGAGATGGATCCGGAGAGTGTAATAGAGGAGATAAAACGCTCAGGACTAAGGGGAAGAGGTGGTGGGGGCTTCCCAACAGGCCTCAAGTGGCAGTTTGCCAGGAACGCTCCTGGGAACCCAAAGTATGTCATCTGCAACGCCGATGAAGGAGATCCAGGAGCATTCATGGACAGAAGCATCCTTGAAGGGGATCCCCACTCGGTGCTGGAGGGAATGATAATAGCAGGATACGCCATAGGAGCCCAAAAGGGTTTCATATACTGCAGGGCCGAGTACCCCTTGGCCATCAAGAGGTTGAACATTGCTATAGAGCAAGGAAAAAGGATGGGATGCTTGGGCAAGAATATATTGGGGTCTGACTTCAGCTTCGATATAGAAGTAAAAGAGGGAGCTGGAGCCTTCGTGTGTGGAGAGGAGACGGCATTGATAGCCTCCATAGAGGGTAAAAGAGGAGAACCCCGACCAAGACCTCCATTTCCTGCAGAGAGAGGACTTTGGGGTAAGCCCACGAACATCAACAACGTTAAAAGCTACGCGGCGGTAGCCCAGATAATCCAAAAAGGCGCAGAGTGGTTTTCTAGCATTGGAACTAAAGATAGCCCAGGCACGGCAGTCTTTGCCTTGACAGGGAAGGTGAAGAACACAGGATTGCTTGAGATCCCAATGGGTACTACTTTGGGGGAGATAGTTTTCGACATAGGTGGAGGTATCAACAAGGATCGTAAATTCAAAGCAGTTCAGACTGGTGGCCCTTTGGGGGGGTGTCTGTCCAGCGAATTTTTGAACCTTCCAGTGGATTTTGATTCTCTCGTCTCCGCCGGGGCTTTAATGGGTTCTGGAGGAATGATAGTTGTAGATGAGACGACATGTATGGTTGAGTTGGCACGGTTTTTCCTTCAGTTTTCTGTGGCAGAATCTTGCGGGCAGTGCACGCCGTGCCGGGTAGGAGGCAAAAAACTCCTGGAGATCCTCGAAAGGATTACCCGAGGGGAAGGCAAAATGGAAGATCTGGTAATGATCGAGGATATATCCAGGACCATGAAGGAGGGTTCTTTATGTGCCCTTGGACAGGGTACTCCAAATCCCGTTTTGGCCACCCTGAGATTTTTCCGTGATGAGTACGAAGCTCATATCGTCGATAAAAGGTGTCCAGCTGGTGTGTGTTCCAAGCTATCGGCTTCGCCCTGCCAAAGCGCCTGCCCGGCGGAGGTCAAGGTCCCCATTTATATTTCAAAAATAGCGGAGGGCAAATACGATGAAGCAGCTCGCATTCATAGACAGTCCAATCCTTTCGTTTCCGTCTGCGGTAGGGTGTGTCCTGCTTTTTGTGAGGACAAATGTCGCAGGGGGGAGCTGGACGAACCCGTGGCGATAAGAGACCTGAAGAGGTTCATGGCTGACCACTCAACAGGCAGATGGGTCCCAGAACAGCTGGAAGAGGACAAAAAAGAGAAGGTGGCCATCGTAGGTGGAGGGCCAGGAGGGCTTACTGCTGCGTTGAGGCTTGCACAGCTCGGATATAAGTCTACGATTTTCGAAGCTTTGCCCGTTTTGGGAGGAATGATGAGGATAGGCATACCTTCCTACCGTCTACCCAGAGAGGTGCTGGATAAGGAGATCGAATCCATCCTAAGCACAGGAAAGGTCGAGGTCAAAACTAAAGTTGCCTTTGGAAAGGACGTTTCAATAAAGGATTTGATGAAGGACCACCAAGCGGTTTTGCTGTCCATAGGAGCCCAGGGGTGCTACAAACCCAACATTCCAGGGAAGGACCTTTTGGGTGTAACCACAGGCATGGAGTTGCTTAAGGCCATGAACCTTGGTGAGGACATGTCCTTCGTAAAGGGAAAGAAAGTGGTGGTCATAGGCGGAGGTAATGTCGCCATGGACGCTTCCCGATCACTGCTTCGCCTTGGAGCTGAAGAGGTTCATCTTGTGTATAGAAGAGAAAGGAAGGATATGCCTGCGCTGGAGGAGGAAATAATGGCGGCCGAGGAAGAAGGCGTCTCCATCAGTATGGGTACCCGGCGGTGGAGGGGAAGGCGCAGCGTTTTGGAGGAAGAAAAGGTTAAGTTTCATTGCTTGACCATGCCCGTCGAGTTCGTTGGTAGTGGTGGAAAGATCGTGGGGGTTAAGTGTGTTCGCCTTGCCCTTACAGATAAGGATGGAAGGGCAAGGTTCGATTCCTCTGCCAGGAAAAGACCCTTCCCCATTGAAGGAAGCCATTTCTTACTGGAAGCTGACATGGTGGTGTGTGCCATAGGTCAGAAAGTAGAGTGGGAGCTTTTGTCAAAAGAGGGTATAGCTACCAATAAGGATGGAACCATAAAGGTAGATCCAAGAACTTATATGACATCCCTTGAAGGGGTTTTTGCCGTTGGCGATGCTGTTTCAGGCCCCGCCAGCGTGGTGCAGGCAGTAGGCCAAGCAAATAAAGCAGCAAGGGCCATTCACAGGTTCTTGAGAGGGCTGCCTTTACACGAAGTGCCCACACCTCCAGAGCGGCCGGAGCCGATGAAGTATGAAATGAGTGAAGAGGACGGCAATAGGCCAAGGATGAGAGCATCCATAGTTTCGCCTGAGGCCCGAGTGCAGGACTTCAGGGAGGTGGAGCTAGGCTTTCCTAATGAACAAGTGGCAATCCTGGAAGCAAGGCGATGTCTGCGCTGCGACCTTGAGGAGGCCGAATGA
- a CDS encoding hypothetical protein (KEGG: ote:Oter_1545 NADH dehydrogenase (quinone)~SPTR: Putative NADH:ubiquinone oxidoreductase, NADH-binding subunit F), producing the protein MVCRLKTPMDLNKLFHKARKAIIIREESPLKVKVFANSERGFEQARRIARVFIDQMERKEIAIRVSLGIWDGPEELQPVVEVTMPPLGVTRYGRVTENLAKEIIRKHIMGKKVMWEHLISQDMAPTLSKADRRYANCLPKGRS; encoded by the coding sequence ATGGTTTGTAGACTAAAAACCCCCATGGATTTGAATAAATTGTTTCACAAGGCCCGAAAGGCAATCATCATCAGAGAGGAAAGCCCCCTAAAGGTGAAAGTTTTTGCTAACTCTGAGAGGGGTTTCGAACAGGCCAGACGTATAGCCCGGGTTTTCATAGATCAAATGGAGAGAAAAGAGATAGCCATAAGAGTGAGCTTGGGGATTTGGGATGGGCCTGAAGAGCTTCAGCCAGTGGTGGAGGTAACGATGCCCCCATTGGGTGTTACAAGGTACGGAAGAGTTACAGAGAATTTAGCCAAGGAAATTATTAGAAAGCATATCATGGGTAAAAAGGTGATGTGGGAGCATTTGATAAGTCAGGACATGGCGCCAACTCTGTCTAAAGCAGACAGAAGATATGCGAATTGCCTGCCAAAGGGGAGATCGTGA
- a CDS encoding NADH dehydrogenase (ubiquinone) 24 kDa subunit (PFAM: Respiratory-chain NADH dehydrogenase 24 Kd subunit~COGs: COG1905 NADH:ubiquinone oxidoreductase 24 kD subunit~InterPro IPR002023~KEGG: chy:CHY_0731 Fe-hydrogenase, gamma subunit~PFAM: NADH dehydrogenase (ubiquinone) 24 kDa subunit~SPTR: NADH dehydrogenase I, E subunit): MKTEIEAEDKISDLKPLKKIVKMGQREGWGLIKILQQVQVEYGYLPKDLLKRTAEMLKLPYGKVFGVATFYAQFHLTPRGRHIIQQCDGTACHVKGGVRVGRFLREELGIGPGETTEDLKFTYEVVYCLGSCGLAPVAMVDGRVYGELSVDKMKKILENLE; this comes from the coding sequence TTGAAAACAGAAATCGAAGCGGAAGATAAGATTTCTGACCTGAAGCCCCTTAAAAAAATCGTCAAAATGGGTCAAAGAGAAGGTTGGGGACTGATCAAGATCCTTCAGCAAGTACAGGTGGAGTATGGCTATTTGCCCAAGGATTTATTGAAAAGAACTGCAGAAATGCTCAAGCTGCCTTATGGAAAGGTCTTTGGTGTAGCCACATTTTATGCTCAGTTTCACTTGACGCCCAGGGGGAGACACATAATACAGCAGTGCGACGGGACGGCGTGTCATGTGAAAGGGGGAGTTAGGGTAGGTAGGTTCTTGCGTGAAGAGTTGGGGATAGGACCTGGAGAGACCACAGAGGATCTTAAATTTACTTACGAAGTTGTTTACTGCCTTGGCTCTTGTGGTCTAGCCCCAGTGGCCATGGTGGATGGAAGGGTGTACGGAGAGCTTTCGGTGGATAAGATGAAAAAAATTTTGGAAAACCTCGAATAA
- a CDS encoding lysine biosynthesis protein LysW (TIGRFAM: lysine biosynthesis protein LysW~InterPro IPR005906~KEGG: tai:Taci_0443 hypothetical protein~SPTR: Putative uncharacterized protein;~TIGRFAM: lysine biosynthesis protein LysW), whose translation MQGNCVICDGNILLDENIIVGEIVCCPDCGTELEVLSVEPLELAEAPEVEEDWGE comes from the coding sequence ATGCAAGGAAATTGTGTAATTTGCGACGGAAACATCTTGTTGGATGAGAACATCATAGTGGGAGAAATAGTCTGCTGTCCTGATTGTGGCACCGAATTGGAGGTACTCTCCGTGGAGCCGCTGGAATTGGCAGAAGCTCCAGAAGTGGAGGAAGATTGGGGTGAATAA
- a CDS encoding L-2-aminoadipate N-acetyltransferase (PFAM: RimK-like ATP-grasp domain~TIGRFAM: Lysine biosynthesis enzyme LysX; alpha-L-glutamate ligases, RimK family~COGs: COG0189 Glutathione synthase/Ribosomal protein S6 modification enzyme (glutaminyl transferase)~InterPro IPR013651: IPR011761: IPR004666: IPR011870~KEGG: tai:Taci_0444 lysine biosynthesis enzyme LysX~PFAM: RimK domain protein ATP-grasp~SPTR: Lysine biosynthesis enzyme LysX;~TIGRFAM: lysine biosynthesis enzyme LysX; alpha-L-glutamate ligase, RimK family), whose protein sequence is MNNGRVRILFTRLRTEEKLLAERAERLGVPYSLENIRDLSLPMDYNEEDIFICRCISHFQNLAIARMLESYGLRTINPSGIMSLCGDKIATSSVLTRHNIPQPRYRVAFSAEGALAAAREIGFPVVFKPSTGSWGRLIAKAQDEETAQSIIEHKEHLGALHHVFYIQEYVEKPGFDIRAFVLGGEPLCAISRRSAHWITNTARGASAENYPIDQDMDALLRRVYEAIPADFMAVDIFITEQGYLVNEVNDSAEFRNSIETTGCDIPAKVIQYAQDIKIKRTKCGIKKDKRAPYKGSGLDEHTES, encoded by the coding sequence GTGAATAACGGACGCGTAAGGATCCTGTTCACGAGACTCAGGACCGAGGAAAAGCTCTTGGCAGAGAGGGCAGAAAGGTTGGGGGTCCCGTACTCGCTGGAAAACATAAGAGACCTTTCTCTACCCATGGATTACAACGAGGAGGATATATTTATATGTAGGTGCATCAGCCACTTCCAAAACCTTGCCATTGCGAGGATGCTGGAGAGTTATGGATTAAGAACCATAAACCCCTCCGGGATAATGAGCTTATGTGGTGACAAAATAGCTACAAGCTCCGTTCTCACTAGGCACAACATTCCTCAGCCGAGGTACCGCGTCGCCTTCTCCGCTGAAGGAGCCTTGGCTGCAGCAAGAGAAATAGGTTTTCCCGTAGTGTTCAAACCATCAACCGGCAGTTGGGGAAGGTTGATAGCCAAAGCGCAAGACGAAGAAACAGCCCAGTCCATAATAGAACACAAGGAACACTTGGGAGCATTGCATCACGTGTTCTATATCCAAGAGTACGTAGAAAAGCCAGGTTTCGACATCAGAGCTTTCGTGCTTGGTGGAGAACCTCTATGCGCCATAAGCAGAAGATCCGCTCATTGGATAACCAACACAGCCCGAGGTGCATCGGCTGAAAACTATCCAATAGATCAGGATATGGATGCCCTTTTGAGGCGAGTATATGAGGCCATCCCTGCAGACTTCATGGCTGTGGACATTTTCATCACCGAGCAGGGCTATTTGGTAAACGAAGTAAACGACAGTGCTGAATTCCGCAACTCCATAGAAACAACCGGCTGCGATATTCCTGCCAAGGTCATTCAGTATGCCCAGGATATAAAAATAAAGCGCACCAAATGCGGAATAAAAAAGGACAAGCGCGCACCCTATAAAGGAAGCGGGTTGGATGAACATACAGAATCTTAA
- a CDS encoding N-acetyl-gamma-glutamyl-phosphate reductase (PFAM: Semialdehyde dehydrogenase, NAD binding domain~TIGRFAM: N-acetyl-gamma-glutamyl-phosphate reductase, common form~COGs: COG0002 Acetylglutamate semialdehyde dehydrogenase~InterPro IPR000534: IPR012280: IPR000706~KEGG: tai:Taci_0448 N-acetyl-gamma-glutamyl-phosphate reductase~PFAM: Semialdehyde dehydrogenase NAD - binding; Semialdehyde dehydrogenase dimerisation region~PRIAM: N-acetyl-gamma-glutamyl-phosphate reductase~SPTR: N-acetyl-gamma-glutamyl-phosphate reductase;~TIGRFAM: N-acetyl-gamma-glutamyl-phosphate reductase), protein MHQNQKFKAVILGAAGMTGGELLRILARHSQISVTAAISKSKRGTPIGVTHPHLRSYFQGMNFVSYDEAPINEADIAFVALPHGSSANEVAKLLEAGLKVVDLSADFRLNDPEVYRHWYGLDHPRPDLLESAAYGLPELNRGKIISANLTSGVGCNATASILAILPLARAGLIESVHLDVRAGSSEAGARPSTGSHHPFRSRSARIVEPFSHRHLAEVSQELELPLEKLSMRLSTMEAVRGVQACADVTLNTKLSEKELWKIYRTTYSVEPFVELCPARPSHLRFPDPKLVWGSNKALVGFALKDDIHCLVVSAIDNLMKGAAGSAVQSANLMLGIPETEGLEMQPVYPA, encoded by the coding sequence ATGCATCAGAATCAAAAATTTAAAGCTGTAATACTAGGTGCCGCAGGCATGACTGGAGGAGAACTCCTACGCATACTGGCCAGGCACAGTCAGATTTCCGTAACAGCAGCGATATCCAAGAGCAAGAGGGGGACCCCCATCGGGGTTACTCATCCCCATCTCAGGTCATACTTCCAAGGCATGAATTTCGTCTCTTACGACGAAGCTCCTATAAATGAGGCGGACATAGCCTTTGTAGCACTCCCCCACGGCTCGTCCGCCAACGAGGTGGCCAAGCTCCTTGAAGCGGGGCTAAAGGTCGTGGACCTATCTGCCGACTTCAGGCTCAACGACCCAGAGGTCTATAGGCATTGGTATGGCTTGGATCACCCAAGACCGGACCTCCTAGAGAGCGCCGCATACGGCCTGCCAGAGCTTAACCGTGGCAAAATCATCTCGGCGAACCTCACCTCGGGTGTAGGATGTAACGCTACTGCGTCCATATTGGCAATCCTCCCCTTGGCAAGGGCGGGCCTCATAGAGTCCGTCCACCTGGACGTAAGGGCTGGGTCTTCAGAGGCGGGAGCAAGGCCTTCTACAGGAAGTCATCATCCTTTCCGAAGCCGGTCCGCTAGAATCGTCGAACCCTTCAGCCATCGTCACCTTGCAGAAGTTTCCCAGGAGCTAGAACTGCCACTGGAGAAACTTTCCATGCGGCTTTCTACCATGGAAGCGGTAAGGGGCGTTCAGGCCTGCGCAGACGTGACGTTGAACACGAAACTCTCAGAGAAGGAGTTATGGAAAATATATAGAACTACTTATTCTGTGGAGCCATTCGTGGAGCTATGTCCAGCAAGGCCTTCACACCTTCGCTTCCCGGACCCCAAGCTCGTATGGGGGAGCAATAAGGCTCTAGTCGGGTTTGCTCTAAAAGACGACATCCACTGTCTGGTTGTTTCGGCCATCGACAACCTAATGAAAGGGGCTGCAGGCAGCGCTGTACAGTCGGCAAACCTAATGCTTGGCATACCTGAGACCGAAGGGCTCGAAATGCAGCCCGTTTATCCAGCTTAA
- a CDS encoding N2-acetyl-L-aminoadipate kinase, N-acetylglutamate kinase (PFAM: Amino acid kinase family~TIGRFAM: acetylglutamate kinase~COGs: COG0548 Acetylglutamate kinase~InterPro IPR001057: IPR001048: IPR011148~KEGG: tai:Taci_0449 aspartate/glutamate/uridylate kinase~PFAM: aspartate/glutamate/uridylate kinase~PRIAM: Acetylglutamate kinase~SPTR: Acetylglutamate kinase): protein MLDGVVKIGGAKGNNHDNTLLDLAGRVKRGERWVLCHGVSGAMDALCSAAGLEPRYVVSPSGYRSRFVTDREMVLFEKASFSETAKICSFLGAMGVPTVPINPMNGTLVLGKVKDVIRALEGNRTILLRGNRSGKITRIDNDGIHAIIERGFLPVFPPLARDESVPRYINIDGDRLAGSIAASCNARTLVLLTNTPGLLENVDDPDSLIKDISLDEWHVAENAAKGNMKRKLLACKEALEGGLQEAVIADSRIELPITNAISGGGTHLWRAKSTEIAV, encoded by the coding sequence ATGTTGGACGGAGTAGTAAAAATTGGAGGAGCAAAAGGCAATAATCACGACAATACTCTTTTGGACCTCGCTGGTAGGGTCAAAAGAGGTGAAAGATGGGTGCTATGCCATGGTGTAAGCGGGGCAATGGATGCCCTTTGCAGCGCAGCGGGATTGGAGCCCAGGTATGTAGTTAGCCCATCAGGCTACAGAAGCCGATTCGTCACCGACAGAGAGATGGTCTTGTTTGAGAAGGCATCCTTTTCAGAGACTGCCAAAATATGCTCTTTCCTTGGAGCCATGGGGGTTCCAACTGTGCCAATCAATCCGATGAACGGCACTTTAGTCCTCGGTAAAGTAAAAGATGTAATAAGAGCTCTAGAGGGAAACCGAACCATATTACTGAGAGGCAATCGAAGCGGAAAGATAACCAGAATCGACAACGACGGGATCCATGCCATTATAGAACGAGGATTTTTGCCTGTTTTTCCTCCTCTGGCCAGGGACGAAAGCGTGCCAAGGTACATTAATATCGATGGCGACCGATTGGCCGGTAGCATAGCAGCATCATGCAATGCACGCACTTTGGTGCTTCTGACGAACACCCCTGGACTGCTCGAAAATGTAGATGATCCAGACTCACTAATAAAGGACATCTCCCTAGACGAGTGGCATGTAGCTGAAAACGCAGCGAAGGGAAACATGAAAAGGAAACTCTTGGCATGCAAGGAAGCCCTTGAAGGAGGGCTGCAGGAAGCTGTAATCGCTGACAGCAGAATTGAACTCCCAATTACCAACGCCATATCAGGAGGGGGGACTCACCTTTGGAGAGCCAAATCTACGGAAATCGCGGTCTAA
- a CDS encoding aminotransferase class-III (PFAM: Aminotransferase class-III~COGs: COG4992 Ornithine/acetylornithine aminotransferase~InterPro IPR005814~KEGG: tai:Taci_0450 aminotransferase class-III~PFAM: aminotransferase class-III~SPTR: Acetylornithine transaminase), with product MESQIYGNRGLTLTRGSGTEIYDKDGNRYLDFFMGHGAALFGHNHPALVKALKDASERPWTIGGGFESEERKKACEALSFFLPDYRIYWANSGAEAIESALKICALNRPKRSKVLALRRGFHGRTLGALSLTFNPKYRSNFTSFLFNVEHYAPQDLPPKIDEDTLAVFVEPIQGEGGVYPLDASLGEAISEQCRKTKALLVADEIQTGFGRCGEISISSTYGLNPDIICLSKGVAGGLPVGLTLWRKELSDFVPQSHGSTAGGNPLVCSVAFAAIQLLKEEKYPKQASEKGEYFRFLLSSIKNPLIEEIRGQGLLVGVQLRCKASSIIKDLQSKGLLALPAGPTVLRFMPPFVAEKEHFEEATSILEEVLANHA from the coding sequence TTGGAGAGCCAAATCTACGGAAATCGCGGTCTAACTCTGACTAGGGGAAGTGGAACAGAGATATACGACAAAGACGGCAACAGGTACTTGGACTTTTTCATGGGACATGGTGCTGCCCTTTTCGGACATAACCATCCAGCCTTGGTGAAGGCGCTTAAGGACGCTTCCGAAAGGCCCTGGACCATAGGAGGAGGCTTTGAAAGCGAGGAAAGGAAGAAAGCCTGCGAGGCTTTAAGCTTTTTTCTCCCGGACTACAGAATTTATTGGGCCAACAGCGGCGCTGAGGCAATAGAAAGCGCGCTGAAGATATGTGCCTTAAACAGACCCAAAAGATCTAAAGTATTGGCTCTTAGAAGAGGGTTTCACGGCAGGACCTTGGGAGCGTTGAGTTTGACCTTTAACCCCAAGTACCGCTCAAACTTTACTTCATTCTTATTCAACGTAGAACACTACGCCCCTCAAGATCTACCTCCTAAAATAGATGAAGATACTTTAGCTGTGTTCGTAGAGCCAATCCAAGGCGAGGGAGGAGTTTACCCTCTTGACGCTTCCCTTGGAGAAGCTATATCGGAACAATGCAGAAAGACGAAAGCACTGCTCGTCGCCGATGAAATCCAAACAGGTTTTGGCAGGTGCGGGGAAATATCCATAAGCTCCACTTATGGCCTGAACCCTGACATAATATGCCTTTCAAAGGGCGTAGCAGGCGGTCTGCCTGTGGGATTAACTCTATGGAGGAAAGAACTTTCCGACTTCGTTCCCCAAAGCCACGGCTCCACTGCCGGTGGTAACCCCTTGGTATGTTCCGTCGCCTTTGCCGCGATACAGCTTTTGAAAGAAGAAAAATATCCAAAGCAAGCATCGGAAAAGGGCGAATATTTTCGCTTCCTGTTATCGTCCATAAAAAATCCCTTGATCGAGGAAATAAGAGGCCAAGGGCTCCTTGTAGGTGTGCAGTTGAGATGCAAGGCCTCTTCAATAATAAAGGACCTGCAGAGCAAAGGTTTGCTCGCCCTTCCCGCTGGGCCTACTGTCCTGCGCTTCATGCCGCCGTTCGTGGCAGAAAAAGAGCATTTTGAAGAAGCCACATCCATCTTGGAGG